The proteins below are encoded in one region of bacterium:
- a CDS encoding DUF1761 domain-containing protein, with the protein MPPVSVNYLAVLACAVLSLVIGGAWFSPGLFGKAWMAGIGKTKEQVAADYKPVTMVWAFLSGAVMALTLAVFVGWAGATSWLDGARVGLYAGLGLAGMVTGANLLFEGRSLKLYLVLALHDVVALALMGAILGAWR; encoded by the coding sequence ATGCCCCCCGTCTCGGTGAACTACCTGGCCGTCCTGGCCTGCGCGGTCCTGTCGCTGGTGATCGGCGGCGCCTGGTTCTCGCCCGGCCTGTTCGGCAAGGCCTGGATGGCCGGCATCGGCAAGACCAAGGAGCAGGTCGCGGCCGACTACAAGCCGGTCACGATGGTCTGGGCCTTCCTGTCCGGCGCGGTCATGGCGCTGACCCTGGCCGTGTTCGTCGGCTGGGCCGGCGCGACCTCCTGGCTCGACGGCGCGCGGGTCGGCCTCTACGCGGGCCTCGGCCTGGCGGGCATGGTCACCGGCGCCAACCTGCTGTTCGAGGGCCGCTCGCTGAAGCTCTACCTCGTGCTGGCCCTGCACGACGTGGTCGCGCTGGCGCTGATGGGCGCGATCCTGGGCGCCTGGCGCTGA